In one window of Enterobacteriaceae endosymbiont of Donacia cincticornis DNA:
- the argF gene encoding ornithine carbamoyltransferase, which produces MNQFYNKHFLKLLDFSKKDLYKLITISEKLKYNKKNFKEKKLLIGKNVILIFEKNSTRTRCSFEIACFDQGVNITFLNTKDSHIGYKESLKDSAKILSRMYDGLEYRGYYQKNIEILAKYSTIPVWNGLTNEFHPIQILTDLLTIKENIKNKNIDQIKLSYIGDINNNISYSLIEASIIIGFTLYLISPQKLEFKNNFYIKNIINKIKYYNNIHITNNINIGVKNADFIYTDVWLSMDEKNSFILWENKIKLLYNYQVNKSLLEKSENNNVKIMHCLPSLHSYNHYKKLFNKNILSKYNLYNGLEITNDVFESDKSIIFQQAENKIHIIKAIMITSLLKENINIFN; this is translated from the coding sequence ATGAATCAATTTTACAATAAACATTTTTTAAAATTATTAGATTTTTCTAAAAAAGATCTTTATAAATTAATTACAATTTCAGAAAAATTAAAATATAATAAAAAAAATTTTAAAGAAAAAAAATTATTAATTGGTAAAAATGTTATTCTTATATTTGAAAAAAATTCTACACGTACTAGATGTTCTTTTGAAATAGCTTGTTTTGATCAAGGAGTAAATATTACTTTTTTAAATACAAAAGATAGTCATATAGGTTATAAAGAATCATTAAAAGATTCTGCTAAAATTTTAAGCAGAATGTATGATGGATTAGAATATAGAGGATATTATCAAAAAAATATTGAAATATTAGCTAAATATTCAACTATTCCAGTATGGAATGGTTTAACAAATGAATTTCATCCAATTCAAATATTAACAGATTTATTAACTATTAAAGAAAATATAAAAAATAAAAACATAGATCAAATTAAATTATCTTATATAGGAGACATAAATAATAATATATCCTATAGTCTTATAGAAGCATCAATAATAATAGGTTTTACATTATATTTAATTTCTCCACAAAAACTTGAATTTAAAAATAATTTTTATATTAAAAATATAATAAATAAAATTAAATATTATAATAATATTCATATTACTAATAATATAAATATAGGTGTAAAAAATGCAGACTTTATTTATACTGATGTTTGGTTATCTATGGATGAAAAAAATTCATTTATTTTATGGGAAAATAAAATAAAACTTTTATATAATTATCAAGTTAATAAATCACTTTTAGAAAAAAGTGAAAATAATAATGTTAAAATTATGCATTGTTTACCTTCATTACATTCATATAATCATTATAAAAAATTATTTAATAAGAATATATTATCTAAATATAATTTATATAATGGATTAGAAATAACAAATGATGTTTTTGAGTCTGATAAAAGTATTATTTTCCAACAAGCAGAAAATAAAATTCATATAATTAAAGCTATAATGATTACTTCTTTATTAAAAGAAAATATTAACATATTTAATTAA
- a CDS encoding extracellular solute-binding protein encodes MFLFFRLIFIVLIILLFPITKKYLNKKKIYQNTIFFYNWTEYVPQEILNQFTKETGIKIVYSTYDSNESMFTKLKTYKKQSYDLVVPSTYFIVKMKNEGMIQKIEKKKIPNFKNLDPKFLNKSFDYNNEYSVPYIWGATAIGVNTKNIDYKHINSWNDLWNPKYYKSISLIDDAKEVFQMSLIKLKLPINTTNINDLNKAFIELKKLMPNVISFNSDNPGYSFVEGSVNIGMIWNGSAYAIQKLGIPFKFIWPKEGSIFWMDSFVIPSNAKNKEGALKLINFLLRPDIAAKIVKKIGFSTPNLEAKKLLPLEIINNKILYPDDKIINNGIWQNNSNVYISKQYEIYFQKLKNL; translated from the coding sequence ATGTTTTTATTTTTTAGATTAATATTCATAGTATTAATTATATTGTTATTTCCAATAACAAAAAAATATTTAAATAAGAAAAAAATTTATCAAAATACTATTTTTTTTTATAACTGGACAGAATATGTTCCTCAAGAAATTTTAAATCAATTTACTAAAGAAACAGGTATTAAAATTGTTTATTCTACATATGATTCTAATGAAAGTATGTTTACTAAATTAAAAACTTATAAAAAACAATCATATGATTTAGTTGTTCCTTCAACATATTTTATAGTAAAAATGAAAAATGAGGGTATGATACAAAAAATTGAAAAAAAAAAAATACCTAATTTTAAAAATTTAGATCCTAAATTTTTAAATAAATCTTTTGATTATAATAATGAATATTCTGTCCCATATATATGGGGTGCTACTGCTATAGGTGTAAATACAAAAAATATAGATTATAAACATATTAATAGTTGGAATGATTTATGGAATCCAAAATATTATAAATCTATTTCCTTAATAGATGATGCTAAAGAAGTATTCCAAATGTCATTAATAAAATTAAAATTACCAATAAATACTACTAATATTAATGATTTAAATAAAGCTTTTATAGAATTAAAAAAATTAATGCCTAATGTTATTTCTTTTAATTCTGATAATCCTGGATATTCTTTTGTTGAGGGATCTGTAAATATAGGTATGATTTGGAATGGATCTGCTTATGCTATTCAAAAATTAGGTATACCTTTTAAATTTATTTGGCCTAAAGAAGGTAGTATTTTTTGGATGGATAGTTTTGTTATTCCTAGCAATGCAAAAAATAAAGAAGGAGCCTTAAAATTAATTAATTTTTTACTTAGACCTGATATTGCTGCAAAAATAGTAAAAAAAATAGGTTTTTCTACTCCAAATTTAGAAGCAAAAAAATTATTACCATTAGAAATTATTAATAATAAGATATTATATCCTGATGATAAAATTATTAATAATGGTATATGGCAAAATAATAGTAATGTTTATATAAGTAAACAATATGAAATATATTTTCAAAAATTAAAAAATTTATAA
- the prmB gene encoding 50S ribosomal protein L3 N(5)-glutamine methyltransferase, giving the protein MKLNQILKKKIIIEELFSIQDVVRWIASCFNMANLWYGHGSNNPWDEAINLVLPLLGLPPYIWNMVYKSKLSIKERKIIYKLVIKRIKKRIPVVYLTNKTWFCGHELYIDNRVLIPRSPISELINNKFKSIIPSHNHPKHILDLCTGSGCIAIACAYLFPNAYIDAVDISLDAINVVEYNIQLHGLENCITPICSNLFDKLSKYNYDLIISNPPYVNKKDINFLPKEYSYEPKIGFIAKNKGIEIIEKIISISPLYLKKKGILICEVGDKMINIIEKYPNINFQWLNIKNGGIGIFKIENK; this is encoded by the coding sequence ATGAAATTAAACCAAATTTTAAAAAAAAAAATTATAATAGAAGAACTTTTTTCAATACAAGATGTAGTTCGTTGGATAGCAAGTTGTTTTAATATGGCCAATTTGTGGTATGGACATGGTAGTAATAATCCATGGGATGAAGCAATTAATTTAGTTTTACCTTTATTAGGATTACCTCCATATATTTGGAATATGGTTTATAAATCTAAATTATCTATTAAAGAACGTAAAATTATTTATAAATTAGTAATAAAACGTATAAAAAAAAGAATTCCTGTAGTTTATTTAACAAATAAAACTTGGTTTTGTGGGCATGAATTATATATTGATAATAGAGTATTAATACCTAGATCTCCTATTTCTGAATTAATTAATAATAAATTTAAATCAATTATTCCTTCTCATAATCATCCTAAACACATATTAGATTTATGTACAGGAAGTGGATGTATTGCTATTGCATGTGCATATTTATTTCCTAATGCTTATATAGATGCTGTAGATATTTCTTTAGATGCAATTAATGTGGTTGAATATAATATTCAATTACATGGGTTAGAAAATTGTATTACTCCTATATGTAGTAATTTATTTGATAAATTATCTAAATATAATTATGATTTAATTATTAGTAATCCACCATATGTAAATAAAAAAGATATAAATTTTCTACCAAAAGAATACTCATATGAACCTAAAATAGGATTCATTGCTAAAAATAAGGGTATAGAAATTATTGAAAAAATAATCTCTATATCACCTTTATATCTTAAAAAAAAGGGTATTTTAATTTGTGAAGTTGGAGATAAAATGATAAATATTATAGAAAAATATCCAAATATAAATTTTCAATGGTTAAATATAAAAAATGGAGGAATAGGTATATTTAAAATTGAAAATAAATAA
- the aroC gene encoding chorismate synthase, with protein MSGNSIGKLFTVTTFGESHGESLGCIIDGVPPKIPLTLIDIQKDLDRRKPGISKYISPRKELDKVKILSGVFNNLTTGTSIGLLINNVDVKSEDYQKIKNIFRPGHADYTYEKKYGIRDYRGGGRSSARETTMRVAAGAIAKKYLAMKYNIKIKGYLSQMGDIICNFDSWKEVDKNPFFCPNKYQIKSLKNKINHLKNDGDSIGAKITIIIKNVPVGLGEPVFDKLDAELAYALMSINAVKGIEIGDGFNCINKLGSNYRDEIRNNGFKSNNSGGILGGISTGQNIIINFAVKPTSSISIPCKTINSLGKETYCVTQGRHDPCVGIRAVPIGEAMVAIILMDHLLRYRAQCADIIN; from the coding sequence ATGTCAGGTAATAGTATTGGAAAATTATTTACAGTTACAACTTTTGGTGAATCACATGGTGAATCTTTAGGATGTATAATTGATGGTGTACCACCAAAAATTCCATTGACACTAATAGATATACAAAAAGATTTAGACAGAAGAAAACCAGGAATATCTAAATATATTTCTCCCCGTAAAGAATTAGATAAAGTAAAAATTTTATCTGGTGTGTTTAATAATTTAACAACTGGTACAAGTATTGGTTTATTAATAAATAATGTTGATGTTAAATCTGAAGATTATCAAAAAATCAAAAATATTTTTCGTCCTGGACATGCAGATTATACTTATGAAAAAAAATATGGTATTCGTGATTATAGAGGCGGAGGACGTTCTTCAGCTAGAGAAACAACGATGCGTGTTGCAGCAGGAGCTATAGCTAAAAAATATTTAGCTATGAAATATAATATAAAAATTAAAGGTTATTTATCTCAAATGGGTGATATTATTTGTAATTTTGATAGTTGGAAAGAAGTAGATAAAAATCCTTTTTTTTGTCCAAATAAGTATCAAATAAAATCATTAAAAAATAAAATTAATCATTTAAAAAATGATGGTGATTCTATAGGTGCTAAAATTACTATTATTATAAAAAATGTACCTGTAGGATTAGGAGAACCAGTATTTGATAAATTAGATGCTGAATTAGCTTATGCATTAATGAGTATTAATGCAGTAAAAGGTATTGAAATAGGTGATGGATTTAATTGTATAAATAAATTAGGAAGTAATTATAGAGATGAAATTAGAAATAATGGATTTAAAAGTAATAATTCAGGAGGAATTTTAGGAGGTATTAGTACAGGACAAAATATTATTATTAATTTTGCAGTAAAACCTACTTCTAGTATTTCTATACCATGTAAAACTATTAATTCACTAGGAAAAGAAACATATTGTGTTACACAAGGACGACATGATCCTTGTGTAGGAATAAGAGCTGTCCCAATAGGAGAAGCAATGGTAGCAATAATTTTAATGGATCATTTATTACGTTATCGTGCACAATGTGCTGATATTATTAATTAA
- a CDS encoding peroxiredoxin: MILVTKKAPDFQASVVLEDGSIIDNFNLYDYINNKVTVLFFWPLDFTFVCPTEIISLNKHLDSFQKRKVKILGISCDSQFVHYAWRNTPINQGGIGHIKFIMISDIKKNIQKSYGIEHPELGIALRAVFLIDKKKIIRHQLVNDLPFGRNINEIIRMIDALNHNEKYGNVCPAQWEKGKKSIIPNPIGIVNYLSQNIDEL, translated from the coding sequence ATGATTTTAGTAACAAAAAAAGCTCCTGATTTTCAGGCATCTGTAGTTTTAGAAGATGGATCTATTATTGATAATTTTAATTTGTATGATTATATAAATAATAAAGTTACTGTATTATTTTTTTGGCCTTTAGATTTTACATTTGTCTGCCCTACAGAAATTATATCATTAAATAAACATTTAGATTCTTTTCAAAAAAGAAAAGTAAAAATTTTAGGTATATCATGTGATTCACAATTTGTACATTATGCTTGGCGTAATACTCCTATTAATCAAGGAGGTATTGGACACATTAAATTTATCATGATTTCTGATATTAAAAAAAATATTCAAAAATCTTATGGTATTGAACATCCTGAATTAGGAATAGCATTAAGAGCTGTATTTTTAATAGATAAGAAAAAAATAATTAGACATCAATTAGTAAATGATCTTCCATTTGGAAGAAATATAAATGAAATAATTCGTATGATTGATGCTTTAAACCATAATGAAAAATATGGTAATGTATGTCCTGCACAATGGGAAAAAGGTAAAAAAAGTATAATTCCTAATCCTATCGGAATTGTTAATTATTTATCTCAAAATATAGACGAATTATAA
- a CDS encoding symmetrical bis(5'-nucleosyl)-tetraphosphatase: MTTYFIGDIHGYYNEFISLLKKICFNDKNDQLWITGDLISRGPDSKKVLYYLYSIRKSVKLVLGNHDLYLISLFLGSMNSNINDPLVLNLLKDTKINFIINSWLKYQPLVQYDKEKKILMSHAGITPQWDDIHIILSASDEAKNIISSKNNKIFFDYINNEKYQINDWKKNKLIGFQRFSFIINAFTKMRYCYPNGTLEMLTKKAPNDINSIILKPWFDIPNILYKKYTIFFGHWSDLQGGKYTPKNIIGLDTGCCWGNKLTIFTWETKKFHSITCMI, encoded by the coding sequence ATGACTACTTATTTTATTGGAGATATTCATGGTTATTATAATGAATTTATTTCCCTATTAAAAAAAATTTGTTTTAATGATAAAAATGATCAGTTATGGATTACAGGAGATTTAATCTCTAGAGGTCCAGATTCTAAAAAAGTTTTATATTATTTATATTCTATTCGAAAATCTGTAAAATTAGTTTTAGGAAATCATGATCTATATTTGATATCATTATTTTTAGGTTCAATGAATAGCAATATTAATGATCCATTAGTTTTAAATTTATTAAAAGATACAAAAATAAATTTTATTATAAATTCCTGGTTAAAATATCAACCTTTAGTACAATATGATAAAGAGAAAAAAATTTTAATGTCACATGCTGGTATTACACCTCAATGGGATGATATCCATATTATATTATCTGCTTCTGATGAAGCAAAAAATATTATTTCTAGTAAAAATAATAAAATTTTTTTTGATTATATTAATAATGAAAAATATCAAATTAATGATTGGAAGAAAAATAAATTAATTGGATTCCAACGTTTTAGTTTTATTATTAATGCATTTACAAAAATGAGATATTGTTATCCAAATGGTACATTAGAAATGTTAACTAAAAAAGCTCCTAATGATATTAACTCAATAATATTAAAACCATGGTTTGATATTCCTAATATTTTGTATAAAAAATACACAATATTTTTTGGTCATTGGTCTGATTTGCAAGGTGGAAAATATACTCCTAAAAATATTATAGGTTTAGATACCGGATGTTGTTGGGGAAATAAATTAACAATTTTTACGTGGGAAACTAAAAAATTTCATAGTATAACTTGTATGATATAA
- the apaG gene encoding Co2+/Mg2+ efflux protein ApaG has translation MKSLLSQVYIKVHSIYVESQSMPIINRYVFAYTITIHNLGKKILQLISRYWTITNGNGKKTQIYSEGVIGKKPYIKPGNNFHYTSGTILETPIGIMQGHYIMIDENNHVYHVDIPIFRLAIKTYIH, from the coding sequence ATGAAATCATTATTATCTCAAGTTTATATAAAAGTACATAGTATTTATGTGGAATCTCAATCTATGCCTATAATTAATCGTTATGTTTTTGCTTATACAATTACTATTCATAATCTAGGAAAAAAAATTTTACAATTAATTAGTCGTTATTGGACTATAACAAATGGAAATGGTAAAAAAACTCAAATATATAGTGAAGGAGTTATAGGTAAAAAACCATATATTAAACCAGGTAACAATTTTCATTATACTAGTGGTACTATTTTGGAAACTCCTATCGGTATAATGCAAGGACATTATATAATGATTGATGAAAATAATCATGTTTATCATGTAGATATTCCAATTTTTCGATTAGCGATAAAAACTTATATACATTAA
- the rsmA gene encoding 16S rRNA (adenine(1518)-N(6)/adenine(1519)-N(6))-dimethyltransferase RsmA, translated as MKIFFKKKYGQHILVNKKIIKKIISLINPKYHHIMVEIGPGLGALTIPMTKYNQNISIIEIDKNFVNFLKKKQILINSNINIILHNVLNFNFLPLIQKYKKRIRIFGNLPYNISTKIIFYLFNYLNNIKDMHFIMQKEIVNRLTAYPGGKNYGCLSIMIQLFCKTKALLEIQPNNFYPKPKIFSNMIYMRPYINNSYNINNIFFLKKIIKQAFSMRRKILRNSLMDLFSIEELNYLGIDYKIRAEDVSISEYCQLANWLKINYKRL; from the coding sequence ATGAAAATTTTTTTTAAAAAAAAATATGGACAACATATTTTAGTAAATAAAAAGATCATAAAAAAAATAATATCTTTAATAAATCCTAAATATCATCATATTATGGTTGAAATAGGTCCTGGTCTAGGTGCATTAACTATACCAATGACTAAATATAATCAAAATATTTCTATTATTGAAATAGATAAAAATTTTGTTAATTTTTTAAAAAAAAAACAAATTTTAATTAATTCAAATATTAATATTATATTACATAACGTATTAAATTTTAATTTTCTTCCTTTAATTCAAAAATATAAAAAAAGGATACGAATATTTGGTAATTTACCATATAATATTTCTACAAAAATAATTTTTTATTTATTTAACTATTTAAATAATATTAAAGATATGCATTTTATAATGCAAAAAGAAATAGTAAATCGTTTAACAGCTTATCCAGGAGGTAAAAATTATGGATGTTTAAGTATTATGATCCAATTATTTTGTAAAACAAAAGCTTTGTTAGAAATACAACCAAATAATTTTTATCCTAAACCTAAAATATTTTCTAATATGATTTATATGAGACCTTATATTAATAATTCTTATAACATAAATAACATTTTTTTTTTAAAAAAAATTATTAAACAAGCTTTTAGTATGAGAAGAAAAATTTTAAGAAATAGTTTAATGGATTTATTTTCTATAGAAGAATTAAATTATTTAGGTATTGATTATAAAATTCGTGCTGAAGATGTTTCAATATCAGAATATTGCCAATTAGCAAACTGGTTAAAAATAAATTATAAAAGGTTATAA
- the acpS gene encoding holo-ACP synthase — MNIFGIGIDIIEINRIKKIFMRFGNRFVFKILTKHELSIYKKNNNKIKILAKFFAAKEATVKALGTGFTNGIFFNQIEISNCKNGKPKIILYKQALNFLKNMNFKYKIHISFSDEKKYACTIVIIEINKTI; from the coding sequence ATGAATATTTTTGGTATTGGAATCGATATAATAGAAATTAATAGAATTAAAAAAATTTTTATGCGTTTTGGTAATCGTTTTGTTTTTAAAATATTAACAAAACATGAATTATCTATATATAAAAAAAATAATAATAAAATTAAAATATTAGCGAAATTTTTTGCAGCTAAAGAAGCAACAGTAAAAGCTTTAGGTACTGGTTTCACAAATGGCATTTTTTTTAATCAGATAGAAATATCAAATTGTAAAAATGGTAAACCAAAAATAATTTTATATAAACAAGCATTAAATTTTTTAAAAAATATGAATTTTAAATATAAAATTCATATTTCATTTTCAGATGAAAAAAAATACGCATGTACAATAGTTATTATTGAAATAAATAAAACTATATAA